A genomic window from Motilibacter aurantiacus includes:
- the hpt gene encoding hypoxanthine phosphoribosyltransferase, whose product MNAADMGSDLERVLVTEEEIQTRLQEMAAEIDADYHGRDLLLVGVLKGAVMVMADLSRKLSSPIQMDWMAVSSYGSGTKSSGVVRILKDLDRDISGRDVLIVEDIIDSGLTLSWLVANLESRGPASIEVATLLRKPDALKVDVAVKYVGFDIPDEFVVGYGLDYAERYRNLPFVGLLAPAVYS is encoded by the coding sequence GTGAACGCGGCCGACATGGGGAGCGACCTCGAGCGGGTGCTCGTCACGGAGGAGGAGATCCAGACCCGCCTGCAGGAGATGGCGGCCGAGATCGACGCCGACTACCACGGGCGCGACCTGCTGCTGGTGGGCGTGCTCAAGGGCGCGGTCATGGTGATGGCGGACCTGTCGCGCAAGCTGAGCTCGCCGATCCAGATGGACTGGATGGCGGTCTCGTCCTACGGCTCGGGCACCAAGAGCTCGGGCGTCGTGCGGATCCTCAAGGACCTCGACCGGGACATCTCCGGCAGGGACGTGCTCATCGTCGAGGACATCATCGACTCCGGCCTCACGCTGTCCTGGCTCGTCGCGAACCTGGAGTCGCGCGGCCCGGCCTCGATCGAGGTCGCGACGCTGCTGCGCAAGCCGGACGCGCTCAAGGTCGACGTGGCGGTGAAGTACGTCGGCTTCGACATCCCGGACGAGTTCGTCGTGGGCTACGGGCTGGACTACGCCGAGCGCTACCGCAACCTGCCGTTCGTCGGGCTGCTCGCGCCCGCGGTCTACTCCTGA
- the tilS gene encoding tRNA lysidine(34) synthetase TilS, whose translation MGGRLDPAVAAVRVAVRDALAGAPPGPVLVACSGGADSLALAACTAFVAPRAGRAAGAVVVDHGLQEGSAVRSAGLGDALRALGLAPVEVVAVTVGRAGGPEAAAREARYAALSAAAGRHGAAAVLLGHTLDDQAETVLLGLARGSGARSLAGMAAASGLWRRPLLGLPRATARAACAALGLHPWEDPHNADPAYARVRVRQDALPALEESLGPGVAAALARTARLLRDDADALDGWAERELPALTAADGSLDVVALEALPAAVRRRCLRAAALAAGCPATALFAVHVDALEALVVAWHGQGPVQLPGHVEARRRCGRLDLEAGQGNS comes from the coding sequence GTGGGCGGGCGGCTCGACCCCGCGGTCGCGGCGGTGCGCGTGGCCGTCCGCGACGCTCTCGCCGGGGCGCCCCCGGGGCCTGTCCTCGTCGCGTGCAGCGGCGGCGCCGACTCCCTCGCGCTCGCCGCCTGCACGGCCTTCGTCGCCCCGCGCGCGGGCCGGGCCGCCGGCGCGGTCGTGGTCGACCACGGCCTGCAGGAGGGGTCGGCCGTGCGGTCGGCCGGGCTGGGGGACGCGCTGCGGGCGCTGGGGCTGGCCCCGGTGGAGGTCGTCGCCGTGACCGTCGGAAGGGCCGGGGGGCCGGAGGCGGCGGCCCGAGAGGCGAGGTACGCCGCGCTGTCCGCCGCGGCCGGGCGGCACGGCGCCGCGGCGGTCCTGCTCGGGCACACCCTCGACGACCAGGCCGAGACCGTGCTGCTGGGGCTCGCCCGCGGGTCGGGCGCCCGCTCGCTCGCGGGGATGGCCGCGGCCAGCGGGCTCTGGCGCCGGCCGCTGCTCGGGCTGCCGCGCGCGACGGCCCGGGCCGCCTGCGCCGCGCTGGGGCTGCACCCGTGGGAGGACCCGCACAACGCCGACCCGGCGTACGCCCGCGTGCGCGTGCGGCAGGACGCACTGCCCGCCCTGGAGGAGTCGCTCGGCCCGGGGGTCGCCGCCGCTCTGGCCCGGACCGCGCGGCTGCTGCGCGACGACGCCGACGCGCTCGACGGCTGGGCCGAGCGCGAGCTGCCGGCGCTCACCGCGGCCGACGGGTCGCTCGACGTCGTCGCCCTCGAGGCGCTGCCGGCCGCCGTGCGCCGCCGCTGCCTGCGCGCCGCGGCGCTGGCCGCGGGCTGCCCGGCCACGGCGCTGTTCGCGGTGCACGTCGACGCGCTGGAGGCGCTGGTCGTCGCCTGGCACGGCCAGGGGCCGGTCCAGCTGCCCGGGCATGTGGAGGCCCGGAGGCGGTGTGGGAGGCTCGACCTCGAGGCGGGGCAAGGCAACAGCTGA